Proteins from a single region of Ailuropoda melanoleuca isolate Jingjing chromosome 15, ASM200744v2, whole genome shotgun sequence:
- the SCYL2 gene encoding SCY1-like protein 2 isoform X2: MVHGNITPENIILNKSGAWKIMGFDFCVSSTNPSEQEPKFPCKEWDPNLPSLCLPNPEYLAPEYILSVSCETASDMYSLGTVMYAVFNKGKPVFEVNKQDIYKSFSRQLDQLSRLGSSSLSNIPEEVREHVKLLLNVTPTVRPDADQMTKIPFFDDVGAVTLQYFDTLFQRDNLQKSQFFKGLPKVLPKLPKRVIVQRILPCLTSEFVNPDMVPFVLPNVLLIAEECTKEEYVKLILPELGPVFKQQEPIQILLIFLQKMDLLLTKTPPDEIKNSVLPMVYRALEAPSIQIQELCLNIIPTFANLIDYPSMKNALIPRIKNACLQTSSLAVRVNSLVCLGKILEYLDKWFVLDDILPFLQQIPSKEPAVLMGILGIYKCTFTHKKLGITKEQLAGKVLPHLIPLSIENNLNLNQFNSFISVIKEMLNRLESEHKTKLEQLHIMQEQQKSLDIGNQMNASEEAKVTNVGSQIDKVFNNIGADFLTGSESENKEDGLQNKHKRASLTLEEKQKLAKEQEQAQKLKSQQPLKPQVHTPVAPVKQTKDLTDTLMDNMSSLTSLSVSTPKISASSTFTSVPSMGLGMMLSTPIDNTKRNLTNGLNANMGFQTSGFNMPVNTNQNLFGSPSTPGVAKMTLGTPSTLPNFSAVSVPPAGAKPAQQRPTDMSALNNLFGPQKPKVSMNQLSQQKPNQWLNQFVPQQGSPGMGSSVMGTQVNMIGQSAFGMQANPFFNPQNFAQPPTTMTNSSSASNDLKDLFG, translated from the exons ATGGTCCATGGAAATATTACacctgaaaatataattttgaataaaagtggagCCTGGAAAATAATGGGCTTTGATTTCTGTGTATCATCAACCAATCCTTCTGAACAAGAG CCTAAGTTTCCTTGTAAAGAGTGGGACCCAAATTTACCATCATTGTGTCTCCCAAATCCTGAATATCTGGCTCCTGAATACATACTTTCTGTGAGCTGTGAAACAGCCAGTGATATGTACTCACTAGGAACTGTCATGTATGCTGTATTTAATAAAGGGAAACCCGTATTTGAAGTTAACAAGCAAGATATTTACAAGAGTTTTAGTAGGCAGTTGGATCAG TTGAGTCGTTTAGGATCTAGTTCACTTTCAAATATACCTGAGGAAGTCCGTGAACATGTAAAACTACTGTTAAATGTCACTCCAACTGTAAGACCAGATGCAGATCAAATGACAAAG atTCCCTTCTTTGATGATGTTGGTGCAGTAACGCTGCAGTATTTTGATACCTTATTCCAAAGAGATAATCTTCAGAAATCACAGTTTTTCAAAGGACTGCCAAAAGTTCTACCAAAACTGCCCAAG CGTGTCATTGTGCAGAGAATTTTGCCTTGTTTGACTTCAGAATTTGTAAACCCTGACATGGTACCTTTTGTCTTGCCCAATGTTCTACTGATTGCCGAAGAATGCACCAAAGaagaatatgtaaaattaattCTACCTGAACTTGGCCCTGTCTTTAAACAGCAGGAGCCAATCCAG attttgttaattttcttacaaAAAATGGATTTGCTACTAACCAAAACTCCTCCTGATGAGATAAAGAACAGTGTCCTACCAATGGTTTACAGAGCACTAGAGGCTCCTTCCATTCAGATCCAG GAACTCTGTTTAAACATCATTCCAACCTTTGCAAATCTTATAGACTACCCATCCATGAAAAATGCTTTGATACCAAGAATTAAAAATGCATGTCTACAAACATCTTCCCTTGCT GTTCGTGTAAATTCATTAGTGTGCTTAGGAAAGATTTTGGAATACTTGGATAAGTGGTTTGTACTTGATGATATCCTACCCTTCTTACAACAAATTCCATCCAAGGAACCCGCAGTCCTCATGGGAATTTTAG GTATTTACAAATGTACTTTTACTCATAAAAAGTTGGGAATCACCAAAGAGCAGTTGGCTGGAAAAGTATTGCCTCATCTGATTCCCCTGAGTATTGAAAATAATCTTAATCTCAATCAG TTCAATTCTTTCATTTCCGTCATAAAAGAGATGCTTAACAGATTGGAGTCTGAACATAAGACTAAACTGGAACAACTTCATATAATGCAGGAACAGCAGAA ATCTTTGGATATAGGAAATCAAATGAATGCTTCTGAGGAGGCAAAAGTTACAAATGTTGGATCTCAG ATTGACAAAGTCTTTAACAACATTGGAGCAGACTTTCTGACTGGCAGTGAATCAGAAAACAAAGAGGATGGGTTACAGAATAAGCATAAAAGA gcaTCACTTAcacttgaagaaaaacaaaaattagcaaaagaaCAGGAGCAGGCACAGAAGTTGAAAAGCCAACAGCCTCTTAAACCCCAAGTACACACACCTGTTGCTCCAGTCAAACAG ACTAAGGACTTGACAGACACGTTGATGGATAACATGTCATCCTTGACCAGCCTTTCTGTTAGTACCCCTAAAATTTCTGCTTCAAGTACCTTCACTTCTGTTCCTTCCATGGGGCTTGGCATGATGTTGTCTACACCAATTGATAATACCAAGAGAAATTTGACCAACGGCTTAAATGCTAACATGGGCTTTCAGACTTCAGGATTCAACATGCCAGTTAATACAAATCAGAACTTATTCGGCAGTCCAAGCACACCTGGAGTGGCCAAGATGACACTGGGAACACCTTCCACTTTGCCAAACTTCAGTGCTGTGAGTGTTCCTCCTGCTGGTGCAAAGCCTGCTCAACAAAGACCCACAGATATGTCTGCTCTTAATAATCTCTTTGGCCCTCAGAAACCCAAAGTTAGCATGAACCAGTTGTCACAACAGAAACCAAATCAGTGGCTTAATCAATTTGTACCTCAGCAAGGGTCTCCAGGTATGGGCAGTTCAGTTATGGGAACACAGGTGAACATGATAGGACAATCTGCCTTCGGTATGCAGGCAAATCCTTTCTTTAACCCACAGAACTTTGCACAGCCACCAACTACTATGACCAATAGCAGTTCAGCTAGCAATGATTTAAAAGATCTTTTTGGGTGA